From the Alloalcanivorax dieselolei B5 genome, one window contains:
- a CDS encoding ABC transporter substrate-binding protein: protein MKTMLKNLAVGAVAALGLASLSPVAKAEDPIRIGSFLSVTGPAAFLGDPELKTLELYVHQLNENGGLLGREVQLVHYDDSGDASKARTFVTRLLRQDKVDLIIGGSTTGATMAAVPVIEQARVPFISLAGAETISTPVKKWVFKMPQSDRQAARRVLTDMKERGLTRIGLISGTGGFGASGRNVTLEEAKAMGIEVVADETYNPKDTDVTAQLTRIRNTDGVQAVLNFDFGQGPAIVTKNYKQLGIELPFYQSHGVASDSFLKLAGDAAKGLRLPATALLVADTIPDSDPQHGVVTGYKKAYEDRYNSSVSTFGGYAYDGFQLAVQAIKQAGSTDPAKVRDALESIQGYVGVTGTYNLSAKDHMGLSYDSFRILEVKDGHWTLVE, encoded by the coding sequence ATGAAAACAATGCTGAAGAACCTAGCCGTGGGCGCCGTGGCGGCGCTGGGCCTGGCCTCCTTGTCCCCGGTCGCGAAGGCGGAAGACCCCATTCGCATCGGATCCTTCCTCTCCGTCACCGGCCCGGCCGCGTTTCTCGGCGACCCGGAACTGAAAACCCTGGAACTGTATGTACACCAGCTGAACGAAAACGGCGGCCTGTTGGGCCGTGAAGTCCAGCTGGTTCATTATGACGACTCCGGTGACGCCTCCAAAGCCCGCACCTTCGTCACCCGGCTGCTGCGGCAGGACAAAGTCGATCTCATCATCGGTGGCAGCACCACCGGCGCCACCATGGCGGCGGTGCCGGTGATCGAACAGGCGCGGGTGCCGTTCATCTCTCTGGCCGGCGCGGAAACCATCTCCACCCCGGTGAAGAAATGGGTGTTCAAGATGCCGCAATCCGATCGTCAGGCCGCCCGCCGCGTACTCACTGACATGAAGGAACGCGGTCTCACCCGGATCGGTCTGATCTCCGGCACCGGCGGCTTCGGCGCCTCCGGACGTAACGTGACCCTGGAGGAAGCCAAAGCCATGGGGATCGAGGTGGTGGCCGACGAGACCTATAACCCGAAGGATACCGACGTCACCGCTCAGCTCACTCGCATCCGCAATACCGATGGCGTGCAGGCGGTACTCAACTTCGACTTCGGCCAGGGCCCGGCCATTGTCACCAAGAACTACAAGCAACTGGGCATCGAACTGCCGTTTTACCAATCCCACGGCGTCGCTTCCGACAGCTTCCTGAAACTGGCCGGCGATGCCGCCAAAGGCCTGCGCCTGCCCGCCACCGCCTTGCTGGTGGCCGATACCATCCCCGACAGCGATCCCCAGCATGGCGTGGTCACCGGCTACAAAAAAGCCTATGAGGACCGTTACAACAGTTCGGTGTCGACCTTTGGCGGCTACGCTTACGACGGCTTCCAACTGGCGGTGCAAGCGATCAAACAAGCTGGCTCCACCGATCCGGCGAAAGTGCGCGACGCTCTGGAAAGCATCCAGGGCTATGTCGGAGTCACCGGCACCTACAACCTGAGCGCCAAGGACCACATGGGGCTGTCCTATGATTCCTTCCGCATTCTGGAAGTGAAGGACGGCCACTGGACGCTGGTGGAGTAA
- a CDS encoding branched-chain amino acid ABC transporter permease, with amino-acid sequence MKKTILMSPYGGLLLLTLILALMPLAVSNDFHYDLLTKICLTATVAVGLNLLVGYAGQVSLGHAAFYGAGAYASAILTGQYTLSPMLALLSAAAGVGVLAWLVGRPILHLKGHYLSMATLGLGVIAAIVLNNEEQLTGGPDGIGLPPLSLFGHELSVFGEYQFAGLTFTGVELWYLLAAAVLVVAVLLALNIIDSPLGRALRALHGSEIAAQVAGVDTAKYKLRVFVISAVYASIAGSLYGHYSGFITPTVASFEHSIELITIVVLGGMASTFGVIIGAAILVLIPQFLTDFQELEMVVFGAILMAVMIFLPRGLLPSVLQRLQRGAQ; translated from the coding sequence ATGAAAAAAACCATTCTGATGTCCCCATACGGGGGCCTGCTACTGCTGACGCTGATCCTGGCACTGATGCCATTGGCGGTCAGTAACGATTTCCACTATGACCTGCTGACCAAGATCTGCCTCACCGCCACCGTGGCGGTGGGATTGAATCTGCTGGTGGGTTACGCCGGCCAGGTCAGTCTCGGCCATGCCGCGTTTTACGGCGCCGGCGCCTACGCCAGCGCCATTCTCACCGGCCAGTACACTCTTAGCCCGATGCTGGCCCTGCTCAGTGCCGCCGCCGGCGTCGGCGTACTGGCCTGGCTGGTCGGGCGGCCGATCCTGCACCTGAAAGGTCACTATCTTTCCATGGCCACCCTGGGCCTGGGCGTGATCGCCGCCATCGTACTCAACAACGAAGAGCAGCTCACCGGTGGCCCGGACGGCATCGGTCTACCTCCGCTGTCCCTTTTCGGTCACGAACTGAGCGTGTTCGGCGAGTACCAGTTCGCCGGACTGACGTTCACCGGCGTGGAATTGTGGTATCTGCTCGCCGCGGCGGTCTTGGTGGTGGCGGTACTGCTGGCACTGAATATCATCGACTCACCACTGGGCCGGGCACTGCGCGCGCTGCACGGTTCGGAAATCGCCGCCCAGGTGGCCGGCGTGGACACCGCCAAATACAAGTTGCGGGTGTTCGTTATTTCCGCCGTCTACGCCAGCATCGCAGGCAGCCTGTATGGCCATTACAGTGGTTTCATCACCCCTACCGTGGCCTCTTTCGAACACTCCATTGAACTGATCACCATCGTCGTACTTGGCGGCATGGCTTCCACTTTCGGTGTCATCATTGGTGCCGCGATCCTGGTGCTCATTCCCCAGTTTCTCACCGACTTCCAGGAGCTGGAGATGGTGGTGTTCGGCGCCATTCTGATGGCAGTGATGATTTTTCTGCCCCGGGGACTGCTGCCCAGCGTGCTCCAGCGATTGCAGCGAGGTGCCCAATGA
- a CDS encoding ABC transporter ATP-binding protein, which yields MSALLSVTNLSKEFGGVHAIEDLSFDVKRGHVHSIIGPNGAGKTTLFNLVTGLYQPSAGTVTLGGRDITGREPHKLCEMGMARTFQNLQICMNMSALENVMLGRHRHLGSGALAAMLKLPGLRKADRDCREHCRELMTFVGCGDYQDHAASAMPYGALKRLEIARALAAEPDILLLDEPAAGLNATETDALKSVIQKIAGKGITVVLVEHDMKLVMKVSDHLLVLSYGRKLAEGTPEEIREHPEVIAAYLGGGTRQRETQEVPA from the coding sequence ATGAGCGCTCTGCTTTCCGTCACCAACCTGAGCAAGGAATTCGGCGGCGTGCACGCCATCGAGGATCTGTCCTTCGATGTGAAGCGTGGCCATGTGCATTCGATCATCGGTCCCAACGGCGCCGGCAAAACCACCCTGTTCAATCTGGTGACCGGCCTGTACCAGCCCAGCGCCGGCACGGTTACCCTGGGTGGCCGCGACATCACTGGCCGGGAACCCCACAAGCTCTGCGAAATGGGCATGGCGCGGACGTTCCAGAATCTGCAAATCTGCATGAATATGAGCGCCCTGGAAAACGTCATGCTCGGCCGCCATCGCCATCTCGGTAGCGGCGCCCTGGCCGCCATGCTCAAACTGCCAGGGCTGAGAAAGGCGGACCGGGACTGTCGCGAACACTGCCGGGAGCTGATGACCTTCGTGGGTTGCGGTGATTACCAGGATCACGCCGCCTCCGCCATGCCCTACGGCGCGCTCAAACGCCTGGAGATCGCCCGCGCCCTGGCGGCGGAACCGGACATTCTGTTGCTGGACGAACCCGCCGCCGGTCTCAACGCCACCGAAACCGACGCCTTGAAATCGGTGATTCAGAAGATCGCCGGGAAAGGCATCACCGTGGTGCTGGTGGAGCACGACATGAAACTGGTAATGAAGGTATCCGACCATCTTCTGGTACTCAGCTATGGCCGTAAACTGGCGGAAGGCACTCCAGAGGAGATCCGCGAGCACCCCGAAGTGATCGCCGCGTATCTCGGTGGCGGCACACGCCAGCGTGAGACGCAGGAGGTGCCGGCATGA
- a CDS encoding branched-chain amino acid ABC transporter permease, producing the protein MFSEFFQFTFSGITLGAIYALVALGFTLIYNASHVINFAQGEFLMIGGMGTVVLVGAGLPLPAAMVGALVLATVAGILLHRLAIAPARDADVVTLIIITIGASIFLRGLAQFFWGKEYHALPRFSATESLSIGGATLLTQSLWILSIAVVLVVALAVFFSRSKLGKAILATSMNKDAARLAGIKTQVILGVAFGISALLGAAAGLIVTPITFTAYDVGIMLGLKGFVAAAIGGLGSSTGAVVGGLLLGLSEAYTAGYISSDYKDAVPFVIILAILFFLPNGLFGSRAAERV; encoded by the coding sequence ATGTTCAGCGAGTTTTTTCAGTTCACGTTCTCGGGGATCACCCTGGGCGCCATTTATGCCTTGGTGGCACTGGGTTTCACCCTGATCTACAACGCCAGCCACGTGATCAATTTCGCCCAGGGCGAATTCCTGATGATCGGTGGCATGGGCACAGTGGTACTGGTGGGAGCCGGCCTGCCGTTGCCGGCGGCCATGGTGGGCGCTCTGGTGCTGGCCACGGTGGCGGGCATTTTACTGCACCGCCTGGCCATCGCTCCGGCGCGGGACGCCGACGTGGTGACGTTGATCATCATCACCATCGGCGCTTCGATCTTCCTGCGGGGGCTGGCTCAGTTTTTCTGGGGCAAGGAGTATCATGCCCTGCCCCGCTTCAGTGCCACCGAGTCCCTTTCCATCGGCGGTGCCACCCTGTTGACGCAAAGCCTGTGGATCCTAAGTATCGCCGTGGTGCTGGTGGTGGCATTGGCGGTGTTCTTCAGCCGCAGCAAACTGGGTAAAGCAATTCTCGCCACCTCCATGAACAAGGACGCCGCCCGGCTCGCCGGCATCAAGACCCAGGTCATCCTGGGTGTGGCCTTTGGTATTTCCGCACTGCTCGGCGCCGCCGCTGGCCTGATCGTCACCCCGATCACTTTCACCGCCTATGACGTCGGCATCATGCTGGGGCTGAAAGGCTTCGTCGCCGCCGCCATCGGTGGCTTGGGCAGTAGCACCGGCGCGGTGGTCGGCGGTCTGTTATTGGGCTTGAGCGAAGCCTATACCGCCGGCTATATCTCCTCCGATTACAAGGACGCGGTGCCGTTCGTGATCATCCTCGCCATCTTGTTTTTCCTGCCCAACGGTTTGTTCGGCAGCCGGGCCGCGGAGCGGGTGTGA
- the paaX gene encoding phenylacetic acid degradation operon negative regulatory protein PaaX, with the protein MDLQCEQLERLIERFQQRRPLRTGSLIITLFGDAIVPRGGAVWLGSLIDLLEPMGINQRLVRTSVFRLTREGWLIAEKVGRRSYYGLTAAGRRRFEKAFKRVYSGVQPTWDGAWTLVILNQLDPDARRDVRQELEWMGFGGLTPGMVAHPMVDRAELNATLQEQNALEDTIIFETRAQDSYASRPLRLQVRDAWNLEQLSEGYREFLDQFRPLWQEMSKLETPPPMECFLARTLLIHEYRKLLLRDPLLPEELLPSDWEGRAARQLCRNLYRLTYRGAEAWMSERTETAEGPLPEPGDGFYQRFGGLD; encoded by the coding sequence GTGGATTTGCAATGCGAGCAATTGGAACGCTTGATCGAACGTTTTCAGCAGCGCCGGCCGCTGCGTACCGGTTCTCTGATCATTACCCTGTTCGGTGACGCCATTGTACCCAGGGGCGGCGCGGTGTGGTTGGGCAGCCTGATCGATCTGCTTGAACCCATGGGCATCAATCAGCGTCTGGTGCGCACCTCGGTGTTCCGTTTGACCCGGGAGGGCTGGCTTATCGCGGAGAAAGTGGGGCGCCGCAGCTACTATGGACTCACCGCCGCCGGCCGCCGCCGTTTCGAGAAGGCTTTCAAGCGCGTTTATTCCGGTGTGCAGCCGACCTGGGACGGCGCCTGGACGCTGGTCATCCTCAACCAGCTGGATCCGGACGCCCGTCGCGATGTGCGCCAGGAACTGGAATGGATGGGGTTTGGCGGTTTGACGCCGGGCATGGTGGCCCACCCGATGGTGGACCGGGCCGAACTGAACGCCACGCTCCAGGAACAGAATGCGCTGGAAGACACCATCATCTTCGAGACCCGGGCCCAGGACAGTTATGCGTCACGGCCGTTGCGTTTGCAGGTGAGGGATGCCTGGAATCTGGAGCAGCTCTCGGAAGGGTACCGGGAATTTCTTGATCAGTTTCGGCCGCTCTGGCAGGAAATGAGCAAGCTGGAGACGCCACCGCCGATGGAGTGCTTTCTGGCGCGCACGCTGCTGATTCACGAATACCGAAAACTGCTGTTGCGTGATCCGCTATTGCCGGAAGAATTATTACCTTCGGACTGGGAAGGCCGCGCCGCGCGCCAGCTTTGCCGTAATCTCTACCGCCTCACTTACCGTGGCGCGGAGGCCTGGATGAGCGAGCGCACGGAAACCGCGGAAGGGCCGTTGCCCGAGCCGGGGGATGGTTTCTATCAGCGTTTTGGCGGGCTCGACTGA
- a CDS encoding ABC transporter ATP-binding protein, with translation MTSAAPFTPRPEPTPLLSLEKITSAYGRIEVLHELALTIAPGETVALVGANGAGKSTLLRVISGLQPANGEIHFDGRNLSRSDTADRVRRGIVQVPEGRQVFAGLSVEDNLMLGAYTRNDKAAIAEDLEKQYQRFPILKDKRRQTAGTLSGGQQQMLAMGRALMGRPRLLLLDEPSMGLAPLIIEQIFDIVCELKAEGITQFVVEQNAAEALAVADRGYVLETGRIVASGKGSALLDNDSVKAAYLGG, from the coding sequence ATGACCAGCGCCGCGCCCTTCACTCCCCGTCCCGAACCGACACCTTTGCTGTCACTCGAGAAAATAACCAGTGCCTACGGCCGGATCGAAGTGCTTCATGAGCTGGCATTGACCATAGCCCCGGGAGAAACCGTGGCATTGGTGGGTGCCAACGGTGCCGGCAAGAGCACCTTGCTGCGAGTGATCTCCGGCCTGCAACCCGCCAACGGCGAGATCCACTTCGATGGCCGGAACCTGTCGCGCAGTGACACCGCCGATCGCGTTCGTCGCGGTATCGTGCAAGTACCGGAAGGCCGCCAGGTCTTCGCCGGGTTGTCGGTGGAGGACAATCTTATGCTCGGCGCTTATACCCGCAACGACAAAGCCGCCATCGCCGAGGATCTGGAAAAGCAATATCAACGCTTTCCCATCCTCAAGGACAAGCGGCGCCAAACCGCCGGCACGCTGTCCGGGGGCCAACAGCAAATGCTGGCCATGGGACGGGCTCTGATGGGGCGGCCGCGGCTGTTACTGCTGGACGAACCCAGCATGGGTCTGGCACCGCTGATCATCGAGCAGATCTTCGACATCGTGTGTGAATTGAAAGCGGAAGGCATTACCCAGTTCGTGGTCGAGCAGAACGCCGCCGAGGCGCTGGCGGTGGCCGACCGCGGCTATGTCCTGGAAACCGGGCGTATCGTCGCCAGCGGAAAAGGCTCCGCACTGCTGGACAACGACAGCGTCAAGGCCGCCTATTTGGGCGGGTAG
- the lepB gene encoding signal peptidase I, protein MPNRWFAAVIGVLVPPLAFVYLSRWRWVLVYSLAMLAAGWADLTLAGQGAPSGIGLLVSVAAAVQAFILAGRVCFDGRRRWFNTWWGTLSLPLAFVLVVFATRAFLFDLFRIPSSSMAPTLQPGGYAVMQRWGYGVYGAFGLTLYESDVERRTPPHRGELFVFRPPEMAGQLFVMRVIGLPGDHIQYENKQLVLNGEPLPTVFGNDGEQATETLNEQRYSVQYSMTAGPGRRFDHVVPDGHFFVMGDNRDNSRDSRYLGMIPAKDMIGKIVLNW, encoded by the coding sequence ATGCCGAACCGCTGGTTTGCCGCCGTGATTGGCGTATTGGTGCCGCCGTTGGCGTTTGTTTATCTGTCGCGCTGGCGGTGGGTACTGGTGTATTCGCTGGCGATGCTGGCGGCCGGTTGGGCGGATCTGACGCTGGCGGGCCAAGGGGCCCCTTCCGGTATTGGCCTGTTGGTGTCCGTCGCCGCCGCGGTGCAGGCGTTTATTCTTGCCGGGCGCGTTTGTTTCGATGGCCGGCGACGCTGGTTCAACACCTGGTGGGGCACGCTCAGTTTGCCGCTGGCCTTCGTTCTGGTTGTCTTCGCCACGCGAGCGTTTCTGTTTGACTTGTTCCGGATCCCGTCTTCCTCCATGGCGCCGACGTTGCAGCCGGGTGGCTACGCCGTGATGCAGCGTTGGGGCTATGGGGTTTACGGCGCCTTTGGCTTGACTCTGTACGAGAGCGATGTGGAACGACGTACGCCGCCACACCGTGGAGAGTTGTTCGTGTTCCGGCCTCCGGAGATGGCGGGGCAGCTGTTCGTGATGCGGGTAATTGGTTTGCCGGGGGACCATATCCAGTATGAGAACAAACAACTGGTCCTTAATGGCGAGCCGCTGCCCACCGTATTCGGGAACGATGGCGAACAAGCCACGGAAACGCTCAACGAACAGCGCTATTCAGTGCAGTATTCAATGACGGCTGGGCCGGGGCGCCGATTCGATCACGTTGTTCCGGATGGGCACTTCTTCGTTATGGGCGATAACCGCGACAATAGCCGCGATAGCCGCTACCTGGGCATGATTCCCGCGAAGGATATGATCGGCAAGATCGTTCTGAACTGGTAG